In Rhinolophus sinicus isolate RSC01 linkage group LG17, ASM3656204v1, whole genome shotgun sequence, one DNA window encodes the following:
- the DPT gene encoding dermatopontin, which translates to MHLTLAWLLLPLVSVAWGQYGGYGYPYQQYQDYGDDGWVNLNRQGFSYQCPHGQVVVAVRSIFNKKEGSDRQWNYACMPTPQSLGEPTECWWEEINRAGMEWYQTCSSNGLVAGFQSRYFESVLDREWQFYCCRYSKRCPYSCWLTTEYPGHYGEDMDMISYSYDYYMRGATTTFSAVERDRQWKFIMCRMTDYDCEFANV; encoded by the exons ATGCATCTCACTCTTGCGTGGCTGTTGCTGCCACTGGTCAGTGTGGCCTGGGGCCAGTACGGTGGCTATGGGTACCCATACCAGCAGTATCAGGACTACGGTGACGACGGGTGGGTGAATCTGAACCGGCAGGGCTTCAGCTACCAGTGTCCCCACGGACAGGTGGTGGTGGCGGTGAGAAGCATCTTCAACAAGAAGGAAGGTTCCGACCGACAGTGGAACTATGCCTGCATGCCCACGCCCCAGAGCCTGGGGGAGCCCACGGAGTGCTGGTGGGAGGAGATCAACAGGGCCGGCATGGAATG GTACCAGACGTGCTCCAGCAACGGGCTGGTGGCAGGGTTCCAGAGCCGCTACTTCGAGTCCGTGCTGGATCGGGAGTGGCAGTTTTACTGCTGTCGCTACAGCAAGAGGTGCCCATATTCCTGCTG GCTGACCACAGAATACCCGGGCCACTACGGTGAGGACATGGACATGATTTCCTACAGTTACGATTACTATATGCGAGGAGCAACGACCACTTTCTCTGCCGTGGAAAG GGATCGTCAGTGGAAGTTCATCATGTGCCGGATGACTGACTATGACTGTGAATTCGCAAATGTTTAG